A region of Miscanthus floridulus cultivar M001 unplaced genomic scaffold, ASM1932011v1 os_2694_3_4, whole genome shotgun sequence DNA encodes the following proteins:
- the LOC136535328 gene encoding protein ALP1-like, whose product MDSEAEFNLLNEVVDSSSSDDDDELYIAAADIVATDIGNEPRHRGSVEGHRVINRDRQSGHVRLYRDYFLDDPTYGPNYFRRRFRMRRHVFVRIMNAVEDHDDYFVQKRNAAGTLGLSCLQKVVAAFRMIAYGVAADATDDYVRTGESTALESLRRFVRAVVHIFGHEYMRKPNEHDTARLLAIGERRGFPGMLGSIDCMHWTWKNCPVAWQGMYVGHKKDPTIILEAVASKDLWIWHGFFGMPGSHNDINVLQRSPVFARLAEGDGPQVNYNINGNNYTMGYYLADGIYPSWATFVKTIPEPQGNKKKYFAKAQEACRKDVERAFGVLQARFAIVRRPARLWDEDTLGEIVNACIIMHNMIVEDEGDDEDDFNYDDMGEKVTVSHDSTPELDAFIQNYKNIKDKETHTQLQADLIEHLWQNYPDLYNNTIND is encoded by the exons ATGGATTCTGAAGCCGAGTTCAATCTGCTGAATGAAGTGGTCGATTCATCGTCTTCGGATGACGACGATGAATTGTATATTGCCGCTGCAGACATAGTAGCAACGGATATTGGCAATGAACCACGTCATCGTGGTTCCGTTGAGGGACATCGTGTAATAAATCGTGATAGACAGTCAGGGCACGTGAGACTTTATCGAGACTATTTTTTAGATGATCCTACATACGGGCCAAATTATTTCAGGCGCAG ATTTCGAATGAGGCGTCATGTGTTTGTCCGTATAATGAATGCTGTCGAGGATCATGACGACTATTTTGTGCAAAAGAGAAATGCAGCTGGTACCCTAGGACTTTCTTGTTTGCAGAAGGTTGTGGCGGCATTTCGGATGATAGCTTACGGAGTAGCGGCTGATGCTACGGATGACTATGTTCGTACTGGTGAGAGTACTGCTCTAGAGAGTTTGAGAAGGTTTGTCAGAGCTGTTGTTCATATATTTGGGCATGAGTACATGAGAAAGCCTAATGAACATGATACAGCTAGATTGCTTGCAATTGGTGAGAGAAGAGGTTTTCCAGGTATGCTTGGTTCCATAGATTGCATGCATTGGACCTGGAAAAATTGCCCTGTTGCATGGCAGGGTATGTACGTGGGGCACAAAAAGGATCCTACAATTATACTAGAAGCGGTTGCTTCTAAAGATCTTTGGATTTGGCATGGTTTTTTTGGGATGCCGGGCTCACATAATGATATCAATGTTCTCCAAAGATCTCCTGTTTTTGCAAGGCTTGCTGAAGGTGACGGTCCACAGGTTAACTATAACATCAATGGAAACAATTATACAATGGGTTATTATCTCGCAGATGGCATATATCCATCTTGGGCCACTTTCGTGAAGACCATACCAGAACCTCAAGGTAACAAGAAGAAATATTTTGCTAAGGCACAAGAAGCATGTAGAAAGGATGTTGAAAGAGCGTTTGGGGTTCTACAAGCTCGCTTTGCTATCGTTCGAAGACCAGCTCGTTTGTGGGATGAGGACACGCTTGGAGAAATCGTGAACGCTTGTATCATTATGCACAACATGATTGTTGAGGATGAGggggatgatgaagatgatttcaATTACGACGACATGGGAGAAAAGGTGACAGTATCCCATGATAGTACCCCTGAGCTCGATGCTTTCATTCAAAATTACAAGAACATCAAGGACAAGGAAACACACACACAACTTCAGGCCGATCTTATTGAGCACTTGTGGCAAAATTATCCAGATTTATACAATAATACCATTAATGATTGA